In Mytilus edulis chromosome 13, xbMytEdul2.2, whole genome shotgun sequence, a single window of DNA contains:
- the LOC139501783 gene encoding rootletin-like isoform X9, whose amino-acid sequence MSLKGSGEGGSTERLFKDSGYYHGDSQSHSTSIDEEIHTSFSSMSSSQRSAASGRLEDSVLKEVDDYTIRGEDSNPSKIPARIREIITKNLSPDDIDIPSNRMSTPNTGQLTEENRILAAELNRVEDLLAASRAERDELGIKYNALSDKLEQNLKGEGDYGETPSKNLVQQNIELRRKLEEEHQSYKRKLQAYQDGQQRQAQLVQKLQAKLLQYKKKCTDYESKIHSQSISQLQSQQDSYHKGLDSESRLRQEAENNMDHESALIKLEEEQQRSASLAHVNSMLREQLDQATAANQSLTNDIHKLTNDWQRAREELEGKEAEWREEEQSFNEYFSNEHGRLLSLWREVVAFRRSFGELKTATERDMSHLRSDVTKASRSMHSACLNLSANQRSSDTQLSVLLDREKQERMSLENQLRDKNREIGELQSRYDTHSAELNSKYVYEKISVENQTRVNELTMLNEKLKIQAEEHNKTISNLQRNINNLETRLGEQRSYDLPETESSRQYREETDVIHEALRNIAEAVINDADELDAEGGRRSVSPSRNRSMSPTARARSPILRNRSKSPMARSRSPAFADATFSAVQAALNKRQLQVSELRAKLIASKDHNGQMRKNLDDVENERRRLEMQIINLKEDLDLSKRDKDDTSRERDRLRNSLNLTGNEKSQLEKVRYEMNEQVEGLQMENEKLQAANTELQRQRDNIEEDKEDVTKDKERQLKENDRCHRVIDQLEHKVSSIKEELVGTKEALNRALLDKEVLEQQKAEVSDALTKSEVQKSDLELEINRAKTEEAGLRDALHKMQQLNEGLGQDKIELNKMIIMLENEKASLQGEKSMLEQERCGIREELVRVEQEKMDLDTEKMGLNQTLELSEMTRQQLEEEITAIHREKGETTEQLNCVARHKQALAEELVSVRKEMERVNTNLKRIAIEKERLTQEKGELIVQVTDTERENRHQSEVISTLKADKDALESALYEVQEQARQLEVRKEQLEGENQELIIRKENLQSEINRLCKEKDADNEKFDFQREDLNRRLAQLERDMQMAITQEKQAHEDDVDRLSRERDNQRAEFESQREEMITQYNMEKEESNNKFDRMREELMEELAALQRDRDNSLMMAENDKQQTMSLLEQEKSTLGEKNNNLTMDLANANVEYERLKRDYYAKQEQDRTTINGLGSELKNFRSQFDETCMNHEKECKDLTNNIRELERQREGALREVAELKTQLKLVEENRDNIRRDLIEANRKIREGEETRDLMRKDIVELKRNINDEVREKDTISKTADELRNTVKRNEADKIELNRALQDNKQRCAVLDEQKANVQKEAGDLRASLREVEKARLEARRELQELRRQVKQLDGERNKLGKEVGDLQNRVARDEEKEEESRRTSFDLKQKVVETEASREALRKELANTQRKMGEVIEESRMKEKDYQMALEDSRRIERKMEDQRRNLEIQLENTGAENEELKLRLSGAEGRVNALEATLARLEGAKRDIEFKLSSIVSSLRRTIGFRQEMPRARSPVRSRSTSPRRSRPNSPAKGFENTYATTTEGRGSPIPRTGSPDRAGSPIRVSSRGVSPSRFEMAAVDVDPEAVRMALRDFVQQLANAERERDDALANTKSMGIQLQELEDEKGRVERRLEQLQKSLGDVEEDKRGIDGRLASAQTALMLQEETIRRNERERKIMQDKMNALERSLTSAETEKRQQLEKISKMKANEGRLDDDKRNLRQGLEDAENRCTKLELARRSLEGDLQRFKLLMNDKETENLVLTDRVETLNKQIQNLDSKAQSLQLTVDRLSLTLAKTEEDGIQQKDKVQSLNMSLSDNNAALNELQERIQQLQRALTSSEHDRRVLQERLDSTRQALNDAKKQNYDLLERVQTLQNDCSESEVRRAEVEGQLRQNHGVLVKRTETEQELNQIVQKLTQDKQNMQDHISNISRNLSTVETQKTEMERTYIRLEKDKSALRKTLDKVEREKLKTEEIANTSLMEKGSLDRSLARLDEDNCDLNKQVQQLQAQLAEAEQQHAQRLIDVTTRHRAETEMETERLRTAQMQAERMLETRERSNRTKIKGLEETVATLKDQLSTEMKKRQLYISRSARTGDEIRDIRSILDSSLSNVTRDQSLDPLIMETETRKLDESLEFRGSYRSQPRRRTSPNRTPMKYSDRLTSTPAMRRTQSPIALRKKLLK is encoded by the exons CTTGAACAGAACTTGAAGGGAGAAGGCGACTACGGTGAAACACCATCTAAAAATCTTGTCCAGCAGAACATCGAGTTACGGAGGAAACTAGAGGAGGAACATCAAAGTTATAAACGTAAACTCCAGGCATACCAAGACGGACAACAGAGACAAGCTCAACTTGTACAGAAACTTCAAGCCAAG CTTTTACAATACAAGAAAAAATGTACTGATTATGAATCAAAGATACACTCACAGTCAATTTCGCAG TTACAATCTCAACAAGACTCCTATCATAAGGGTTTAGACAGTGAAAGTCGCCTCCGTCAGGAAGCAGAAAACAACATGGATCACGAATCAGCTTTGATCAAGTTAGAAGAGGAACAGCAGAG GAGTGCCAGCTTGGCCCATGTAAATTCTATGCTCAGAGAGCAGCTGGATCAAGCAACGGCAGCCAACCAGTCCCTCACTAATGATATCCACAAGCTGACCAACGATTGGCAGAGAGCTAGGGAAGAACTAGAAGGCAAGGAAGCAGAATGGAGAGAGGAGGAACAG TCATTTAATGAATACTTCAGCAATGAGCATGGACGCCTCCTCTCATTGTGGCGGGAAGTTGTAGCTTTCCGTCGCAGTTTCGGTGAGTTGAAGACAGCAACAGAACGTGACATGTCTCATCTTCGTTCTGATGTCACCAAGGCATCAAGGAGCATGCACTCTGCCTGTCTCAACCTGAGTGCCAACCAGAGAAGCTCAGATACACAACTTTCGGTTCTGCTGGATCGGGAAAAACAGGAAAGAATGTCTCTTGAGAACCAACTTAGAGATAAGAACAGGGAGATAGGAGAACTTCAGTCTCGCTATGATACTCATAGTGCTGAACTCAACTCCAA ATATGTTTATGAAAAGATTTCTGTAGAAAATCAGACACG GGTCAATGAGTTGACAATGTTGAATGAGAAATTGAAGATTCAGGCTGAAGAACATAACAAAACCATCAGCAATCTTCAACGTAACATCAACAACTTGGAGACACGTCTTGGTGAACAGCGCAGTTATGATCTTCCCGAAACTGAATCTTCCCGTCAGTACCGTGAAGAAACAGATGTCATTCATGAGGCTCTTAGAAACATTGCTGAAGCTGTTATCAATGACGCTGATGAACTTGATGCTGAAGGAGGAAGACGATCAGTATCACCTTCAAGAAATAGGTCAATGTCACCAACTGCCAGGGCAAGGTCACCAATTCTAAGAAACAGATCCAAATCTCCCATGGCTAGGTCAAGGTCTCCTGCCTTTGCCGATGCTACTTTCTCCGCTGTCCAAGCAGCCTTAAACAAACGTCAACTCCAGGTATCAGAACTGAGAGCTAAGTTGATAGCCAGTAAGGATCATAATGGACAGATGAGAAAGAACCTGGATGATGTGGAAAATGAGAGACGTAGACTGGAAATGCAGATTATCAACCTGAAAGAGGATCTGGACTTATC GAAAAGAGACAAAGATGATACCTCTAGAGAGAGAGACAGGCTCAGGAATTCTCTAAACTTAACAGGAAATGAGAAGTCACAGCTAGAGAAAGTTCGTTATGAAATGAACGAACAAGTAGAAGGGCTTCAGATGGAGAACGAAAAACTCCAGGCTGCCAACACGGAACTACAGAGACAGAGGGACAACATTGAGGAGGACAAAGAGGACGTTACTAAAGACAAGGAGAGGCAACTTAAGGAGAATGATAGATG TCACAGAGTCATTGACCAGTTAGAACACAAAGTCAGCAGTATTAAGGAGGAGCTTGTTGGAACTAAAGAGGCTCTCAACAGGGCACTTTTGGACAAGGAGGTTCTTGAACAACAGAAGGCTGAAGTCA GTGATGCATTAACTAAATCTGAAGTTCAGAAGTCTGACCTTGAACTTGAAATAAACAGAGCCAAGACAGAAGAGGCTGGTCTTAGAGACGCCTTACACAAGATGCAACAACTGAATGAAGGTCTAGGTCAGGACAAGATTGAACTTAACAAGATGATTATTATG CTAGAGAATGAGAAGGCCTCACTACAGGGAGAGAAATCCATGTTAGAACAGGAGAGATGTGGAATCAGAGAAGAATTGGTCCGTGTAGAGCAGGAGAAGATGGATCTTGATACAGAGAAAATGG GACTGAACCAGACATTAGAACTGAGTGAGATGACAAGACAACAATTAGAAGAAGAAATCACTGCTATACATAGAGAAAAAGGAGAAACTACAGAACAACTCAACTGT GTTGCAAGACATAAACAAGCATTGGCTGAAGAATTGGTGTCTGTCAGGAAAGAAATGGAGAGGGTTAATACCAACCTCAAACGTATTGCTATTGAGAAGGAGAGACTCACACAAGAGAAGGGTGAACTGATTGTTCAGGTCACTGACACTGAGAGGGAAAATCGTCACCAGAGTGAAGTTATCTCCACTTTAAAGGCAGATAAGGATGCCCTTGAAAGTGCCCTTTATGAAGTCCAGGAACAAGCTCGCCAATTGGAGGTCCGCAAGGAACAGTTGGAGGGAGAAAACCAAGAGTTGATCATCAGGAAAGAAAACCTACAAT CTGAAATCAACCGTCTTTGTAAGGAGAAGGATGCTGACAATGAGAAGTTTGACTTCCAGAGAGAGGACCTGAACCGTCGTCTGGCTCAACTGGAGCGTGACATGCAGATGGCAATCACACAGGAGAAACAGGCTCATGAAGATGATGTTGATCGTCTCAGCAGAGAAAGA GATAACCAGAGAGCTGAGTTTGAGTCTCAGAGAGAAGAGATGATCACACAGTATAACATGGAGAAAGAAGAGTCTAACAATAAGTTTGATAGAATGAGAGAGGAACTCATGGAGGAACTTGCTGCTTTACAGAGAGACAGGGATAACTCTCTTATGATGGCtgaaaatgacaaacaacag aCAATGTCATTATTGGAACAAGAGAAGAGTACTCTTGGAGAGAAGAATAACAATCTGACCATGGATCTGGCCAATGCTAATGTGGAGTATGAGAGACTAAAACGGGATTACTATGCCAAACAAGAACAAGATAGGACTACCATTAACGGTCTCGGCAGTGAATTGAAGAATTTCCGTAGCCAGTTTGATGAAACTTG CATGAACCATGAAAAGGAATGCAAGGATCTAACAAACAATATTAGAGAGCTGGAAAGACAGAGAGAAGGAGCACTTAGAGAGGTGGCTGAACTCAAAACTCAACTCAAACTTGTCGAGGAGAATCGTGACAATATTCGTAGAGATCTTATCGAGGCTAATCGTAAAATCAGAGAGGGAGAAGAAACTAGAGATCTCATGAGAAAAGACATTGTTGAACTTAAACGCAATATAAACGATGAAGTGAGAGAGAAGGACACCATTAGTAAGACAGCTGACGAACTCAGAAATACAGTGAAGAGGAACGAGGCTGACAAGATTGAACTGAACAGAGCATTACAGGACAATAAACAAAGATGTGCAG TATTGGATGAGCAGAAGGCGAATGTTCAGAAAGAGGCAGGTGACTTAAGAGCCAGTCTACGTGAAGTTGAGAAAGCTCGTCTTGAGGCACGTCGTGAGTTGCAAGAGCTACGTCGTCAAGTGAAACAATTAGACGGAGAGAGGAACAAGCTAGGAAAGGAAGTGGGAGACCTGCAGAACAGGGTGGCTAGGGATGAAGAAAAAGAGGAAGAGTCCAGGAGAACTTCATTCGATCTCAAACAAAAG GTGGTTGAGACAGAAGCCAGCCGTGAAGCCCTCAGAAAGGAACTTGCAAACACCCAGCGTAAGATGGGTGAAGTTATTGAGGAGAGCAGAATGAAAGAGAAAGATTACCAGATGGCACTTGAAGACAGCCGCAGAATTGAAAGGAAAATGGAGGACCAAAGGCGTAACTTGGAAATCCAACTTGAAAATACAGGTGCTGAGAATGAAGAATTGAAATTGAGGTTGAGTGGAGCCGAAGGACGAGTCAATGCCCTTGAAGCAACCCTTGCCAGACTAGAGGGTGCTAAACGTGACATCGAATTCAAACTTAGTAGCATTGTGTCAAGTTTGAGAAGGACCATTGGATTCAGACAAGAAATGCCAAGAGCCCGCAGTCCAGTTAGGTCCCGATCCACCAGCCCAAGGCGGTCCAGACCAAACTCTCCAGCTAAAG GATTTGAGAATACATATGCCACCACTACTGAAGGTAGAGGTAGTCCTATTCCAAGAACTGGGTCACCTGATAGAGCAGGAAGTCCAATCAGAGTGTCATCACGTGGAGTGTCACCTTCCAGATTTGAAATGGCAGCTGTTGATGTAGACCCAGAGGCTGTCAGAATGGCTCTCCGTGACTTTGTACAACAGTTGGCAAATGCTGAGAGAGAAAGG GATGATGCTCTCGCCAACACAAAGAGTATGGGAATACAACTTCAGGAATTAGAAGATGAGAAGGGCAGAGTAGAGAGACGTTTAGAACAATTACAGAAATCTCTTGGAGATGTAGAGGAAG ACAAACGTGGTATTGATGGACGTCTTGCAAGTGCCCAGACCGCCTTGATGCTCCAAGAGGAGACAATTCGTCGCAATGAAAGGGAACGCAAGATTATGCAAGATAAAATGAATGCTTTAGAGCGCAGCCTGACCTCTGCAGAGACAGAGAAACGCCAACAGTTGGAGAAGATAAGTAAGATGAAGGCTAACGAGGGCAGACTGGATGATGATAAACGTAACTTAAGACAGGGTCTTGAAGATGCTGAGAACAGATGTACTAAACTAGAACTAGCTCGTAGATCTCTAGAGGGTGACTTACAGAGGTTCAAACTGTTGATGAACGATAAAGAAACAGAAAATCTG gTCCTGACAGACAGAGTAGAAACTCTGAACAAACAGATACAAAACCTTGACAGCAAAGCCCAGTCCTTACAGTTAACTGTAGACAGATTGTCTCTTACCTTGGCTAAAACTGAAGAGGATGGTATTCAACAGAAAGACAAG GTACAGTCATTGAACATGTCCTTATCAGACAACAATGCTGCCCTTAATGAGTTACAGGAACGTATCCAACAGTTACAGAGGGCACTCACCAGCAGTGAACATGATCGTAGGGTACTGCAAGAAAGATTAGATTCCACTAG ACAAGCTTTGAATGATGCCAAGAAACAAAATTACGACCTCCTAGAACGTGTACAGACATTACAGAATGACTGTTCTGAAAGTGAAGTCAGAAGGGCAGAGGTTGAAGGTCAACTCCGTCAGAATCATGGT GTGCttgttaagagaacagaaactgaACAAGAACTGAACCAGATTGTACAGAAACTAACCCAGGATAAACAGAACATGCAGGACCATATCTCAAATATATCTCGTAATCTGTCCACTGTTGAGACACAGAAAACAGAGATGGAGAGAACATACATCAGACTGGAGAAAGATAAATCTGCTCTCAGGAAAACTTTAGATAAG GTTGAACGTGAAAAACTGAAGACAGAAGAGATCGCTAACACTTCACTGATGGAAAAGGGATCCTTAGATAGATCATTGGCTCGTCTGGACGAAGATAACTGTGATCTCAATAAACAAGTACAACAGCTCCAGGCACAGTTAGCAGAGGCTGAGCAACAACATGCTCAGAG GTTGATTGATGTAACCACAAGACATAGAGCTGAAACAGAGATGGAGACAGAGAGACTCCGAACTGCTCAGATGCAAGCTGAAAGAATGCTTGAAACAAGAGAGAGATCAAATAGAACTAAAATCAAGGGTCTTGAAGAAACA GTTGCCACATTGAAAGACCAACTGTCAACTGAAATGAAGAAACGTCAGCTTTATATTTCCCGTAGTGCCCGTACCGGTGATGAAATCCGTGATATCCGATCCATACTGGACTCTTCATTATCAAACGTAACAAGGGACCAGTCTCTTGATCCGCTCATCATGGAGACAGAAACCAGGAAACTAGACGAATCCTTGGAATTCCGTGGAAGTTACAGATCACAACCAAGACGAAGAACAAGTCCAAATCGTACACCAATGAAATATTCTGATAGGTTGACATCAACACCTGCAATGCGTCGAACCCAGAGCCCCATAGCACTGCGtaaaaaactattgaaataa